The Aspergillus flavus chromosome 6, complete sequence nucleotide sequence CCTGTAGGTAAACCAAACACATGGGAGCACGGCGATAGTCTGCATACTCTAGCCCGTTCATGGCGGACTTTGCTCTAAGGCTCACTCCAGGCCCAGAGATAAAGCAAGTATCGATTTGTAGAAATGGAATGTCAATATAGGCTGCAGCCTTACATGCCGTGCACAGGCTCGTTTTTGACGTGGGAGTCTGTGACATGCGGAAGACATTCCTCCATGTATACGAAAGAATGGCCCAAGGTGTTTCCAACGGCTGCTCCATCAAAATTTCGATATTTTCCGTATTACTCGTGCTTGCAAACATACGGGCATCTCGAGCAGCCCTCAAAGAATccatgatgctgctgctgggctgAGATTCTGGGAAGCCCTGCATTTGTTCCATATTTGTCCTGTGTATCAGGTGACAGATTTCTAGTGGCCCAAGAACTCCTGCCTCGTGTCTAGATGGTGTGAGTGGCTCAGAGGGTGGCAATATAGTAAACCAAGGCGagtaattgattgatttcaGTTTAGGTTATCGTACGACTCATGATAATGGCAAGGTATCGTCTGGCTGGCGAGCTGTGAGTGCTTATAGCCATGGCACCGAGGTGGGCATGCTTGTGTTTGTCTGCGCTGTCTAAGCTCTCTGTACTACGTGCTGTCACAGAGGTCTCATTTGCATCCCTTGGTTATGTCTCAGTTAGACTAGAGCCCAAACCTGCAGTCGTTGTATATCGCTAGTCTGAAACAGAACCATCTTGCTAGCAAATGGTTGGAGCTTTCATACCTCCAACAATGACTACGGTTGGCTTCATTTAACAACATCCTAAGACGGTGCATCGGATtactttctgttcttctccACAATGTAGGCTTGGGAACGCTACATAACTAATGGTTCTTGAAGGTGCAATATCTATATCAGTCTTGGACGGATATACTGTCTTTTTGCGTTTGGGCCTATCTTCTAGTGCAGAGAACAAACCCATCTATTCATTATTAGAATCCGAAACACAACATCATACTCCATTAGTCATAACGTATCATTATCCCGAACAATGAGATAGCAAGCTGGAGACATCCACTGTACGGTGACAAAAAGGAGGGACTGACCACGAAGGAATGCCAAACAAATCCTCCCTGAATTTGCAATGGGTTTCCAAAGGCACATACCGACCTCCGACGCCATCCAGCTACTGCTACCGAGTTTCAATGAATGGCAAGGCCAAATCCAGCCAATGCTATCTACGTTTCCTGCCCTTGACAGGTCTCTACTAACTCCCTGCACCCCTTAAATGCACAGGGACTCATAAAGCACAGGCATCAGAGAGCCTGTCTTGGTAATTTGAAACAAATGATCAACTCACTTTTTACTCAATGTAATCTGACAAGGCGGTCTGACAATGGCATATGAGCTGCACCTAGTTGTATTCCTGTGATAACAGTGTGAGGTATGATATCCACCTGGTCCTTACATATGGATGAAACGCGCAGATATTTAGATCACGACCTAGGTCGGGGTTCAGTATACATAAATGAAGCCTTGAAAATATATCAAGCTGTAGAAAACTACTCAATGCTGGTGTCCATAGGGATAAATCAGGGGGGTATGAGCAGCTAATGCTATCTTGGCTACACTGGCACATATACAGATCACCTGCTATGTACACTCAAGAACGCCCAAACACTAGTCCGGATCTTTTTATGACCATGACCCACGTAACAATGGCGAGTTGCAAtattcgtcatcatcatttgGGATATGGAAAGTACCCTTTTGGATGTGCGAGGCCCAGATGGGGCGGTCTCCATCGTTGTAGAGAACGAGGTTCCCACCATCCTGGATGATGCAGTAAACGTCGCTCCCTTCTCCCCTTGTGCTGGTGCTCCAGACTTCCACGTCATCGTTGGTACACGGCATGACATCGTGTCAGCCCAGGAGGTCCCCATAATCCAACTCCCGTCACATAGTGCCAGTAGCGAGAGGAATTCGAACGTAAAAGGAGTACCGAAAAACTTACTACATGACGAGGTCTCCGTCCTCTTGCATATGGATACCTTGAATGTCGTAGCGCTGTTCGCGAGTGTTTTGCCAAACACATCTGCCGTCATGGTACACGTCGATCTTGCCGTCCTCCTGCATCGTGAGCCCGCTCCGGCCATCCTCACTTTTGATGTTCTGGCCAGGCCTGAGCCATTGGCCGTTCTGGAGAATGTTTGGCATGTTGTCTGAGGATATGTgaaggtggaggggagaTTTTGAACGtattgaggaagaagataaacagGTGTTTCTGAGAGACTGGATGGTTGAGTTTAGCATTTGAAACGAGGGCATGACGGTGTTTATCTGTTCTCTTCTCGTCTGCCAAACGGCCAGTGGCATCAAACGCAGCACGAACCCCAGCTCAACATGCTGGGTTGTTTTCCGGGCACTCTGTAAGCTATGAATGATGACAATTTTATACAAAAGTTATGTTCGAATACCAAGACTAACTAGGACGTTGTCACCTGGCTCTCTAGATCCCACCCGTGCACTAACTTGAACAGAATACGATAATAATTTTCTCAAGGCCGAGAGCTGGGATCGGTAAGGATATACATCATGCGGGTACAGAGAGTACTTCTAAACCTCTAGTAGTAAATTCGTGGTGAGTTGTCCTAGTGGTACTGGAAGATTGTTTGGTGCATGTATAACTTGGAACATGACTAGATTTTAAACGCTTATAATTTAACCAATTCATAACTAGTTTGATTTCTCATTGAAGCTCGGTAAAATCAGCACACAACGTACTGACTGTCCCAACCATAGGATCCGACAATCTCCCGAAAGTTCGACCTAGTAGCATTGCGTTAGGGCGGAGTATTGTTCCTCCTGGCCAGCCTTTGGGGTTAAATGGCCAATTCTTTGAATTCGGGGTCCAACTTTCCATATATAGGTGGTAAGGTTTGGTAAGCTGCATATTTACGTTACCAGCCAGCTATCTGATAAATAAAGTGTTGAGCAGATATCACAGCACACAAAACTACGAAATGCTGGCTTATACGTATGTAGACCACTGGAGCTCGTATATTCAGCATTATAATCTACGTACGGGCCTTATATGAAGATTACCTGATGAGGGTCATTACTTCTCCAAACCCCTATGGCCTGCAACTCCCAGAGCAAACATGGCCAGGATCTCTTGGGGTGCGGGAAGACCAAATGGCGTTTTCACCCCTGTAGAGAACGACGTTACCATCATCCTGCACGAAGCAGCACACGCTGTGGTCCCCAATAGGATAAGCGGTGTCAGTCTGCCAGATGGGCTTGCCACGCTTGGTACTACACACGGTATTGTATTAGCCCAGGAGACACTATGATCAAAACTAACACATGTTGGCCAGCACAAGGGAAATGAGACACGTACTACAGACAAAGGTTGCCATCCCTTTTCATCTTAAGGCCCTTGATGTCATTGCGCTGCTCGGTCTGAAATACACATTGACCCGAGTGAGAGAGGATGAGCCTGCCATCGGTCTGCACACCGAACTCAACCGTACCGTCTTTGCTTTTCAGATTGTGGCCTACTTCAACCCAGTCACCGGGATAGAGAATGTACGACGAATAGAGAGACATGGTGCTGTGGATATGTAAATATGGTGGGGAGGCTTTGCCGTGTGTGAGGaggatagatagatagacTGTGTCTCTGAGAGTCTGGACGTTTGATTTTAGTACATGAAAGTGAGTATGAGAGGATTCATATATTCTCTGCCATGTGCTGGGTAGCATCCTACACAACTTAAAGATGACTCTATCATTCATATACGACTGTGGATGACTCAGGGTGGGTCCTTGAATTATAGGAGTCATCCTCGGCTTTTAGACTAGTTCTCATTACTTCTAAGGTGTACTGCGGAACTCTGCGCATTATTCAAATAATATTCGAGAATATCACGGTTACAGCAGTGATATTTCAATCCGGAATATTGTGTATGTATTCCATACAATACTCTTCACTAAGCTTAAGGattgaaaatatattctgAATAGCTCCGATCTCTTTCTTTACCCTGGTTCTGAATCATCTGGAGGGCATTGCTGGTCAATGTCCCATCATATCCGGTGGAGAAACAATACTTTCATCTAATTGACCTAACCAGTCCTCCACAGTAGATACAAGGTCCTATGATCTATAGACAACCACAAAACACCATACTGGGCACTAGGCAGGTAGATGAGTACGTATAACGAACTCCGAGACCCCAAGTTGATTTCAAATGACCGGTAAGATCACGGTATACCCGGTAAAAAATCAGGGTTGACATGTAGACGTATCTGAACTATCCCACGTACCTCTCATATCTCCAAACTTCCACAACTCCCCGGTGCCGAACTTCCAACGCAGGAGAGTACATAGTTGAATGTGAACCACAGGAACAATTAAGAAAAGCCTATAGTTTTTGACCGCGGGAATGATATCACCATGTTATGGGATATATTAGATCAATGCTGAAGGTTATGCGACAAGCAAATCGGACTATGGTACCTGCTCCTTTCGAATGGGCGCTCTCCTTCTAAGCAAAGTGTCTAGCCCTGATGCCCGACAAAGGCTGGCatctataaagataaaaatggAAAGATATCGCGCCAGACTACGGTAAGAAAACAcagaaaatattaatagaattatagaacATGATAACAGGAAATATAGAACTTATGTATGGGTTTATAAACATTCTCCTGGAAGAGCGATAAGACCCGACCTCGACTTAAAAGCATTTTGAATAGGGTTGGGTACTAAAGACTACTTGTAATCATATAACGTTATATACTAGACATGTACCACAGAGAAAGGGCGAATCAGCATGCTGACTCTTGTCGAAGTGTGCAATACTCAGGGTCCTTACAAAAGTAGCACCCAGGTCGATTTATACGGCTATCTTGACAAATTGCCCGATTGCTTATTCAACCCCCCTTACAACGGAATCCGACCTAATCATAGTTCTCTACTTGTCCAGAGCTTCATGTATGTCCCGATTTTTCATCTTCTCATGAAGCAATTTGCCCGTTGGTTACACCATACAATAACCTTGGCTATTATCCCATCACTAGTCGACTCAGTGTTATGTGTAGTAATACTCGCATGGGCATTGCTTTTGATAGTCTCTCCTGATCTGATTGCTGATCGAATATGAACTCCTCAAGCTAGATCTTCGCGCCACGGAAATGCCTGCCAAAAAAAGGAATTTTGCCTAGCTCTGTAGGACTAAGTGCACCGGATATCGAGCAGGATTCGATAGTTAGATCCCTAAGGCCAAGACTTCTTGTCGGGCGGCGATAGTACCTTTGTTGTCATAGCTACACACATATGTAATACCGTCATTCGTCAAGTAGATTATTCATGGTGCGAGACATGTCACTGAAAGCGACTCAGTCGCCAATCCCCCGACCATATCACGGGGCGGGAAACTTCGTCGCAACATCCTCACAGTGGCTCTAACCCAAGAGCTATGTTCCTTGGTGTTCATTCTTCCGTATTATCTACAGTTTACCTCGAAACTGCCGTTGTTGCCCTGGTAAAACCGGGGATTTGGGTAAACATGAATTGCGCAGGAAGATTTATCGAAATGTGCATGAATGATTTCGCCATGCACCTATACCTTCACCTTCGTCCTTATGTACGTGTCTTGCTGCCCGTTGCCAACATTGCAGCCCATAATCTCCCGCTGCCCAATCATACCCGGTTCGACCCCACGCCTTTGCATAAGGGTGGAGCCTTGTTTTCTGTCAAGTTGTTTGGGTCGGGCGATCAACGCTACTTGTTTCGGTGCTGAATTTCCATACATGGGTAGAAGAAGGGTTTGTGAAGCTGCTCCAGGATCATAGTAAAGATAGGAATGACGACTACGTTGCGGCTGTTGTACCAAGAGAGACTCCTTTGAAGAAAGTGGGTTTTGAAGGTGGTTTTGAGAGTCGAGGTTGGGGGCTATTGTAGATGATCGAGACTACACCAAAGGTAGATGACAGAATGCTACGAGTGTCGTAAGGCAGAACTTAGGCGCGTTTGTGTCGAGCATGGATAAACATAGGAGAGCAAGCTCGGGGACTCTGCTGAGGCCGAATCGGAGCAGTTGTGCTGAGCTTAGAACTAGCTCTACTACCCGGTCGTGAGCAAAGGAAGTAGGGATCTGCAGCAGCCGTTGGGTCACAATTGGCGGAGGTATTTATTGAATATCACCTAAGCTGACTGCTGCAGGACGACGAGGGCTGTGCCAAGGCTGCGTAAGATGACTCCATTGCAACTGTCTCCCCGCTTCCTTGCCTGCCGTGGATATTATAGCGGTTTTTTCAAGTCTACGAATCCATTCAATATTCTGCCCACCCCATGGGTCGTTTCTATTATGCATGGgattgttgctgttgttgatcgTCATAAGCGCATGTACATATATCCGTTATCGTATCTTAACGTGTGTGCTTCAGCACATTAGCGGGTTGGACCTCCGTCACCTCCACGGGATCATCAGCCATGCTGTGGTCGCGCACTACGCTTGCACAGTCCGTTGCACTGGAGTTCGTGCTCGACATGGCATGCCACTCCGGGTCATCTCGGCGACTGTCTGAATCCTTGCTGTCCGGGGTCAACCGCTCGAAGTCGCCCGTAGTAGGGGTAGGTGTCTGTCCGGACCAACCACTGGTTTCGCTACGGTCCGATCCTCTCTTTCGCTGGTTCGAGAAGCTGTTAGCCCACGGGCTATAGGGCGGAGTGTAGGCCTTGCTATGCTTCTTGGCCATTATGAACGGTCGGAAGGCAGTGGCGGCTGCAAGGAAGACACCCAGCGCGGCGCTTATGTAAAGGGTGTACATTTCGAAGATGCCATCTGCGTGACCGTCGTGTTCCAGACCGGCGGCTCGGGCTATGGACAGTCCAACCTGGACGACATCTATGCATAGGGAGCCTGCAATGGCCAGTTTCTGGGTCCAGTCTGCGCGAACCTTCCATATCACACCGACCGGGATAGCCAGGactatagagtatattaGTTTTGTGATTCAGGATAGGTCCCGAGCGATAGATCATACTCAAAATGTCCGATACAACATCAACGGCTACCTTTGATGCCGTGTATGCAGTAAGTGAGCCCAGATATTTCGAGGTGTTGCACTCCACTAGGGCTCCTGTTAGAACGATGGACTTGGCAGGGCAAGAAGTATCATGAAGAGGGATAACTCACTAGCAGCGGCACCCCGATGGGGGCAGGTCACCCAGAAGGCAACCAGTCCAAAAACCAAGAGACCGAAATTGAACAAGCAAGCAAACCACCAGTAGATTTGCCAGAGACGTAGACGATCGATCAACTTTCTAAAGAACACCAGGAAAAAGAACTTGACAGCACATATCGCGCACCAGGTGAGCATCAGAGTGGCCAATGTCCACGTGTGGTCCTCATTTGACAACTCTACCATGTTCGCCGGTACCTCCAAACGCCCAAGGGCAATGGCGTCCACCAGATACATGATGTAGACTGTCTTGTGATACATGACCACCGTACTTGCCACTAGGAAGACGGTGGCTACTATAAGCACTCCATCGTCGGCTTGGAACTTGTGTTTCTGCACACCAAACCTGAGCACAAAACGTACGATGACTCCAACGATGGCGAGAGCGAAGAAGACGCCGGTTGATATCTAAAACAATGTGTTAACGTGCTGAAAACCAATGTAAGCAAGGGGTATATTGTTATACCAGCAGGGGCTGTTTGTTGATTCGACTGCTCTTATCATCTATGGCCATGGTGAGCGATCTCTCCTCATTTCAGGTTGTGCTCCGGTTGCTGGCCCCAGCAAGCGGGGTGATGGCTTTTTATCCTGGCATGTACGCAGCACAGACATGTTAACATGTTTGTAAATGTAAGCCTTGCAGATCACTAGATGGGGGCCGTCATGTCTGTCCAGGGAAGATATCCTGTTGTCGGTGTGAATAAGGTGGGTGATgagtggatgaggatgattgCTGACTGTGCGGGATGCCACTTTTTATGCATGGGCCAAGTTAGTGCTTACGGGCCAGACTAATTCTGTTGCTCCTCCCGTACAGCAAGGCGGTGCCGTGACTCCGCATCAATTTCATATGACTTGATTCTTTTTACCTTCATTATTGGTGGAACTGAAGGGAGAATACGAAATAGCCGCCCTCGACCTTCCCATCTTGAGTGCAGTGCAGGTTCAGGGCAAAAATAAATAAGCATTGCCGGTCAATGCCCCCTCCTCTCCAGTAAAGACACCGCACTTTTCAGATCGATAAGGATAAGGTCCTCTATTCCAGTACTGGAAAGTAATGCAGGAGTGGCGTCCGGCTTTTTACTAGGGCTAGGGCTAGAGGACTCACCAGGTCTGACTGAGCACGTGTCGCCGCTAGACCTTCCTCGGATCTAGCCATATATCAATCATTGGACTTAGCTAGGTAAACTTCAAATGGCTATTGAGTCCATAAAATAGTCAGTAGAAGTGCTTGACAATAATC carries:
- a CDS encoding uncharacterized protein (expressed protein), translated to MPLAVWQTRREQINTVMPSFQMLNSTIQSLRNTCLSSSSIRSKSPLHLHISSDNMPNILQNGQWLRPGQNIKSEDGRSGLTMQEDGKIDVYHDGRCVWQNTREQRYDIQGIHMQEDGDLVM
- a CDS encoding bulb-type lectin domain-containing protein yields the protein MSLYSSYILYPGDWVEVGHNLKSKDGTVEFGVQTDGRLILSHSGQCVFQTEQRNDIKGLKMKRDGNLCLYTKRGKPIWQTDTAYPIGDHSVCCFVQDDGNVVLYRGENAIWSSRTPRDPGHVCSGSCRP